A segment of the Gossypium hirsutum isolate 1008001.06 chromosome D10, Gossypium_hirsutum_v2.1, whole genome shotgun sequence genome:
AACATGGAAACTATAAATTTGGTTATAGTACAGAAACaatgactgatttttttgcgcaTCAATTCTTCTTTTAATTGGTTCATCAAAATTCTCATGCATAAGTATTGGCTTCAGGTCCTACAGTTGCAGAGGATGGTATGATCATAGGTGATGAAATAGAGGaaatagttttggatagtaaTTTGGAGCAGCAGATAACTAATGCTATTGATTCACGCTTTCTGCTGCAATTGGTAAGCAGTCTTGACTCTTAGTATGAAAATGACTTTGGCTATCCTCatgaatttagttttttattttcaatatcaaAGAAAGGGTTCAAAATTTGATTCATCTGAGCAGACTAATGTGTTGTTTGGAGGGATTTCCGCTGCTTGTGATCCACATAATGAAGGACCAGATGATAAGGAGGTGGCAGCTGTTACTGCTGCTTGTGCTTTTCTGCATGTTACTTTCAATACTTTACCTCTAGAGAGAATCATGACTGTACTGGCCTATAGAACTGAACTTGTTCCAGTGCTTTGGAATTTTATTAAGCGATGTCATCATAATCAAAAGTGGTCACCCTTGCCTGAGCGTTTTTCATATCTCTTGGGAGATGCACCTGGTTGGCTGCTACCTCTGGCCGTTTTCTGTCCAGTGTATAAGTAAGATGATTGGTTGATTTCTGGCAGAAAGATGTTATGCACTtcctgtttctttttcttttcaacctTAACtcgtttttgtttttaaaattttgaatggtGTTTTCAAATTGATGATTGAATAGTCTTGCTTCTTGGTGGTTGATGATTAGGCACATGCTTATGATAGTTGATAATGAGGAGTTTTATGAGCAGGAGAAGCCATTGTCTTTGAAGGATGTCAGATGCCTAATTGTCATTCTGAGACAGGTGTTTCATTTTGTAAAACTGTAGTTGATGAGACTGTTACTTAGACTGTGAAGCAGTTTTTACTTTTCATTCTGAAAAGCATTTTGTATTTGCTGGACTTTCATTAGATTAAGGACATGACCTATTGATATGCTTCAATTCTTCTGTTTTATTATGTAAAGGCGTTATGGCAGCTCCTATGGGTGATTCCTTCTGTTCACCCTACCTGTGGGAAATCTATCTCCAATACTTCTTCTCATAAGAGGCAACTTGTTGAAACTATTCAAAATAGGGTTGGTACTGTGGTCTCAGAGCTCCTATCCCAGGTAGATGCCTGTGTGTGATATTACACACATATGTTGGCTATTTGTCTTGTGTGTGATATTACACACTCTGGCTTGTGctctataaatataaaaacaatgTTTCTTGAGGATAATGGCATGCAGGAAAACATTATTCTCTTTTCGCCTTtctgatttttttcttaaatgggTCTTACAGTTGCAAGATTGGAATAACCGGCAGCAATTTACTCCGCCCAGTGACTTTCATGCTGATGGTGTAAATGACTTTTTTATTTCTCAGGTAATAGGAACTCCATTGCAGTTTTCCAAGTATTGATATTTTTCTATGCAGCATGTTTGTTCTGATCTCAATTATTCCTAGCAGGCTGCGGTGGAAGGCAGCAAAGCACATGACATATTGAAGCAAGCACCTTTTTTGATTCCATTCACCAGCAGAGTTAAAATATTCACTGTGAGTAACTAGCAAATTTTGCTTCTGATCCTTTAGTTGGAAACTGTTGGATCTTGAAGAACAAGCAGTTGACATGACTATCTTTATCTGAATTCATTGGATTGGGAGGTTGGGAGTTACCTGGAACATTAGTCTAACATTTGGATTCTTTTTCACTGATATTTAATTTACCATTTGCTTTGCTTTATATCTTGATTCTATAACTCCACCTACCAGTCTCAACTAGCATCAGTTAGGCAGAGACATTGGGCTCATGGAGTTTTTACCAGGAACCGATTCAGAATACGAAGGGATCATATTTTAGAAGATGCTTATAATCAGATGAGTCAATTGTCTGAGGAGGATCTTAGAGGACTGGTATACGTTACGCAAGTCTTGTCTTCCCTCTTGACACTGTGAAGAATgatataatcatttttatttgCTTCCCTACAGATTCGAGTAACATTTGTCAATGAGTTTGGGGTGGAGGAGGCTGGCATTGATGGTGGTGGAATTTTCAAAGATTTTATGGAGAATATTACTCGGGCTGCATTTGATGTGCAATATGGGTTATTTAAGGTTGTTAATCTCTGCTAATGCTTAATTGGTATCTTCTTTCCGTATGCGTGAGTGGTTTCTTAATAAGCTGGTTGGGAGTTAGGACGTTGtccatgtattttttatttttaatttcaatcatGGTAAAGATGCCAGCAGTGTCATCCTTACCTTTCTTCTATGATGGTATTGGTAGGATTTAAGATGGTATGCTTCTTTGGGGTTGAGCAGGTTGAGAGAGAACATCAGTATGCAATTCTTTCTGAACAAGGGAAAGATGAAGAATACTCAGATTTTCGTAAtcgttgtttttatttattttcgaataATAATGTGTTTGGCTTGATTTGTAGACCAAGAGAGTGATGCTCTCTCAATGGGATATTTCAATGATAAAGATGGATTTAACACTTACTGAAATCTGAAGTTGGTATAAAATGTAGGAGGAATCGTGGAATCCAAACAGACTAGTATGGCTGTTATGGAAAGTTCATAATCTtctctttttattcatttaaagtCAAATTTGGTTCTCACTAGTAGAGATCCATTTTGTTGTATATGTTAATTTGTCTCGCTTGTTATGTATAATAACACATGTTTCTTGACATACTTGGCATTCTTACCTAGGAAACAGCTGATCACCTCCTATATCCAAATCCTGGATCTGGGATGATACATGAACAGCATCTCCAATTTTTCCATTTCTTGGGAACACTACTTGCAAAGGTATGTCATCATATTACACAGCCTAATCTGTATCTATAGGGTTTATTGATGAGGCTTAATGTCACCTTCCTTGTAGGCCATGTTTGAAGGGATTCTTGTGGATATACCATTTGCGACATTCTTATTGAGCAAATTGAAGCAAAAGTAATGCTTTGAATGGTTTCCTCCTCTCTGGATGGCATTTATTTCGATTGTATTCTAGAGATACTAATAAATGCATATTCTCCTATCGCTGATTAGGTACAATTATTTAAATGACTTGCCTTCTTTGGATCCAGAATTATATCGCCACCTTATTTTCTTAAAGGTGATTCTTTCTTCtccatttccctttttctttctttcatatttAATGGAAAAATATTTGACTTTATTTCTCATAGTCATACTTCCACGTGGCCTACATGTAGCCTTCTTATTTATCCCACCTTCTTTGCTGTGACTTTCAGCATTATAAAGGGGACATATCAGAGTTGGAGCTCTACTTTGTAATTGTGAATAATGAATACGGCGAACAAACAGAAGAAGAGCTGCTTCCAGGAGGCAAAAACATACATGTTACAAATGAGAATGTCATCACATTTATTCACCTTGTATCTAACCACCGTTTGAATTTTCAGGTAGTGTGAACCTTCATTTCAAAATAGTTCAATGCATCTGCATTTTAATTTTCATGATGGTGACGCAATGAGATGGCATCGTTGCAGATACGTCAGCAAAGTTCTCATTTCCTTAGGGGATTTCAGCAGCTTATGCAGAAAGATTGGATTGATATGTTCAATGAACATGAATTGCAGGTATTATCTTCTACTTCATATCTCACAGCTTGTGCTTACTTTGTGGTCAATATAGTATCCTAATCTTACTTGAGGTCTTTAATGCCTATCCTCTGGAATTCcttctcttaaaaaaattaaaggttataaagggaaattttatcattttataaggTTGGGTTTTGCCAATGTACTCTTTATTCGTAATTTTTGGGCCAATTATATTTCATAgaatattttgttaatatatataaaataagtttTGAATAGAACAATACTATAATGTGGATATTCCACCTGTAACAGAAGTTTGTTCATGTGGATTGCCATGttggaataaattaattttttttatgtaagtttataataaaataaatagtttccaaacattaaactttaattatttataggaaaaaaaaCTAATCTGAAGTTAGTTAGTCTTATGTCACTAATTCTCTTACTAAGCAAATGTACTATAATGAGTAAATAGTgcaaaaaaagaacaaagaaaaaagaaaaaaagagactATATTTCAAGTCACTTGAGCTTGTCTGACCTATTAGCTTAAAGTTTTTGTAAAAAATGAAATTCCATAAACCGTTTTTAGCAGGAAaaatgtttttgggcttaatagaataaattaaaaataaaaaagctagGACGAgttaattaaacacaaaaatcatTAATCTCTCAAATGTCAAAAGGCTGATAGGCAATTACTTCTCTCTATTCTTTTCTTTGCTTATGGAAAAAAACAGTGTGTTTTTGCTTATGTCTTCCTGATGATGAGCCGTCAAATTGTTATGCCTTGTGAACTGCAGTCTCTGGTTGAGATTTGTAATTATTTTGTGCCAAAATGCCTTTAAGCATTGTTCTAATTTCTTATGATTTAACATCTTTCGTGATGATTTAAGGTCTTGAAAGTATTTATCACTCGAGTGCGCAATCTTCATGTTGAGCTTTACATAAATCATTGAAATCTGTTTTTGGTTTCAGCTTCTGATTTCAGGTTCACTTGATAGCTTGGATGTTGATGACCTTCGATGCCACACCAATTACGCTGGTGGCTATCATGGCGTAAGTTATTTACCCTCTCCTGATATCTTTTTTGTTGGTTTAGAATGATTTATTATCCCACGAGTGTTCTTTGATTCCTAATTTTATTTCAGTTGAAAGGAGAGTGCAAATTGTTACTAAATTGACTTGTTCCCCTATCTGATATTATTATCAAGGGTTATTTGCTTTCAAAAGCTTATTTTTACTTCTTTATTTGACAGGAGCATTATGTCATTGATATGTTTTGGGAAGTCCTCAAAAGCTTTTCActggaaaatcaaaagaaatttttGAAGTGAGTTGCATCATCCGTGATCTGTGCTTGTTCTCATGTTGGCTACTTCAATTGTTAGCTTCAAGAATAATGAACTTGAGAGAGGATTAAACTATACGAGGTTTTTTTTAGGTTTGTGACTGGTTGTTCTCGAGGACCTTTGCTGGGATTCAAATATCTCGAACCTCTATTTTGCATACAAAGGTAACAATCATACTAAATGTACTCTCCAAATATGATAAACTTATCAGTCAGGTGGTTAACAGGAACATAAGCGTTATAAGAGACTGCTTATTTCTCTTTTGTAcactatcttttttttctttaaaaccttTTCCAATCAGAAATTAATGATTTGCTGTGGACTTATTTACAGAGCTGCTGGAAGTGCCTCTGAAGAAGCATTGGACCGATTACCAACATCAGCTACTTGTATGAACCTTCTAAAGCTTCCACCATATAGAAGGTTTGTCTCTTTGAATAGCTTACAATAGAGTAAGACTTTGAGATAAAAAGTTTAAGTCGATATCTTGGCATGAAAATAGCATTGCTATTTATGGTGATGG
Coding sequences within it:
- the LOC107916243 gene encoding E3 ubiquitin-protein ligase UPL6 isoform X1, whose translation is MFFTGDPSSRKRVDLGGRSSKERDRQKLLEQTRLERNRRLWLRRQNSAALTIQKYFRGRKVVEAEHAKVREHFYQTYGKHCRNVDRHCFGPDSDFLRQLIFFFDAHNLNDFSVLVETCRLIQNFVRDSGDTVGLFAGMDYSPNHSLVAYRLKLLSFACIQAIHQNRNQLKDQLLMAPEEATASTTILLQTLLLFLDPKLPWACKAVGYLMQRNVFSLFREVILMVKLNFVVKENISAGGSFGKISTLERVLALMISHVGQSTCVCSNVDSQWSFSSQILTIPFIWQLFPYLKVVFASWRLTLHYTNKMVLCVQNHANLLPTDISNKFPGYACLLGNILETAGAALSQPDCSFEMAMDLAAVTTFLLDALPPIKSSSRESPTVAEDGMIIGDEIEEIVLDSNLEQQITNAIDSRFLLQLTNVLFGGISAACDPHNEGPDDKEVAAVTAACAFLHVTFNTLPLERIMTVLAYRTELVPVLWNFIKRCHHNQKWSPLPERFSYLLGDAPGWLLPLAVFCPVYKHMLMIVDNEEFYEQEKPLSLKDVRCLIVILRQALWQLLWVIPSVHPTCGKSISNTSSHKRQLVETIQNRVGTVVSELLSQLQDWNNRQQFTPPSDFHADGVNDFFISQAAVEGSKAHDILKQAPFLIPFTSRVKIFTSQLASVRQRHWAHGVFTRNRFRIRRDHILEDAYNQMSQLSEEDLRGLIRVTFVNEFGVEEAGIDGGGIFKDFMENITRAAFDVQYGLFKETADHLLYPNPGSGMIHEQHLQFFHFLGTLLAKAMFEGILVDIPFATFLLSKLKQKYNYLNDLPSLDPELYRHLIFLKHYKGDISELELYFVIVNNEYGEQTEEELLPGGKNIHVTNENVITFIHLVSNHRLNFQIRQQSSHFLRGFQQLMQKDWIDMFNEHELQLLISGSLDSLDVDDLRCHTNYAGGYHGEHYVIDMFWEVLKSFSLENQKKFLKFVTGCSRGPLLGFKYLEPLFCIQRAAGSASEEALDRLPTSATCMNLLKLPPYRSKEQLEAKLMYAINADAGFDLS
- the LOC107916243 gene encoding E3 ubiquitin-protein ligase UPL6 isoform X3, with product MFFTGDPSSRKRVDLGGRSSKERDRQKLLEQTRLERNRRLWLRRQNSAALTIQKYFRGRKVVEAEHAKVREHFYQTYGKHCRNVDRHCFGPDSDFLRQLIFFFDAHNLNDFSVLVETCRLIQNFVRDSGDTVGLFAGMDYSPNHSLVAYRLKLLSFACIQAIHQNRNQLKDQLLMAPEEATASTTILLQTLLLFLDPKLPWACKAVGYLMQRNVFSLFREVILMENISAGGSFGKISTLERVLALMISHVGQSTCVCSNVDSQWSFSSQILTIPFIWQLFPYLKVVFASWRLTLHYTNKMVLCVQNHANLLPTDISNKFPGYACLLGNILETAGAALSQPDCSFEMAMDLAAVTTFLLDALPPIKSSSRESPTVAEDGMIIGDEIEEIVLDSNLEQQITNAIDSRFLLQLTNVLFGGISAACDPHNEGPDDKEVAAVTAACAFLHVTFNTLPLERIMTVLAYRTELVPVLWNFIKRCHHNQKWSPLPERFSYLLGDAPGWLLPLAVFCPVYKHMLMIVDNEEFYEQEKPLSLKDVRCLIVILRQALWQLLWVIPSVHPTCGKSISNTSSHKRQLVETIQNRVGTVVSELLSQLQDWNNRQQFTPPSDFHADGVNDFFISQAAVEGSKAHDILKQAPFLIPFTSRVKIFTSQLASVRQRHWAHGVFTRNRFRIRRDHILEDAYNQMSQLSEEDLRGLIRVTFVNEFGVEEAGIDGGGIFKDFMENITRAAFDVQYGLFKETADHLLYPNPGSGMIHEQHLQFFHFLGTLLAKAMFEGILVDIPFATFLLSKLKQKYNYLNDLPSLDPELYRHLIFLKHYKGDISELELYFVIVNNEYGEQTEEELLPGGKNIHVTNENVITFIHLVSNHRLNFQIRQQSSHFLRGFQQLMQKDWIDMFNEHELQLLISGSLDSLDVDDLRCHTNYAGGYHGEHYVIDMFWEVLKSFSLENQKKFLKFVTGCSRGPLLGFKYLEPLFCIQRAAGSASEEALDRLPTSATCMNLLKLPPYRSKEQLEAKLMYAINADAGFDLS
- the LOC107916243 gene encoding E3 ubiquitin-protein ligase UPL6 isoform X2, with product MFFTGDPSSRKRVDLGGRSSKERDRQKLLEQTRLERNRRLWLRRQNSAALTIQKYFRGRKVVEAEHAKVREHFYQTYGKHCRNVDRHCFGPDSDFLRQLIFFFDAHNLNDFSVLVETCRLIQNFVRDSGDTVGLFAGMDYSPNHSLVAYRLKLLSFACIQAIHQNRNQLKDQLLMAPEEATASTTILLQTLLLFLDPKLPWACKAVGYLMQRNVFSLFREVILMVKENISAGGSFGKISTLERVLALMISHVGQSTCVCSNVDSQWSFSSQILTIPFIWQLFPYLKVVFASWRLTLHYTNKMVLCVQNHANLLPTDISNKFPGYACLLGNILETAGAALSQPDCSFEMAMDLAAVTTFLLDALPPIKSSSRESPTVAEDGMIIGDEIEEIVLDSNLEQQITNAIDSRFLLQLTNVLFGGISAACDPHNEGPDDKEVAAVTAACAFLHVTFNTLPLERIMTVLAYRTELVPVLWNFIKRCHHNQKWSPLPERFSYLLGDAPGWLLPLAVFCPVYKHMLMIVDNEEFYEQEKPLSLKDVRCLIVILRQALWQLLWVIPSVHPTCGKSISNTSSHKRQLVETIQNRVGTVVSELLSQLQDWNNRQQFTPPSDFHADGVNDFFISQAAVEGSKAHDILKQAPFLIPFTSRVKIFTSQLASVRQRHWAHGVFTRNRFRIRRDHILEDAYNQMSQLSEEDLRGLIRVTFVNEFGVEEAGIDGGGIFKDFMENITRAAFDVQYGLFKETADHLLYPNPGSGMIHEQHLQFFHFLGTLLAKAMFEGILVDIPFATFLLSKLKQKYNYLNDLPSLDPELYRHLIFLKHYKGDISELELYFVIVNNEYGEQTEEELLPGGKNIHVTNENVITFIHLVSNHRLNFQIRQQSSHFLRGFQQLMQKDWIDMFNEHELQLLISGSLDSLDVDDLRCHTNYAGGYHGEHYVIDMFWEVLKSFSLENQKKFLKFVTGCSRGPLLGFKYLEPLFCIQRAAGSASEEALDRLPTSATCMNLLKLPPYRSKEQLEAKLMYAINADAGFDLS
- the LOC107916243 gene encoding E3 ubiquitin-protein ligase UPL6 isoform X4; its protein translation is MDYSPNHSLVAYRLKLLSFACIQAIHQNRNQLKDQLLMAPEEATASTTILLQTLLLFLDPKLPWACKAVGYLMQRNVFSLFREVILMVKLNFVVKENISAGGSFGKISTLERVLALMISHVGQSTCVCSNVDSQWSFSSQILTIPFIWQLFPYLKVVFASWRLTLHYTNKMVLCVQNHANLLPTDISNKFPGYACLLGNILETAGAALSQPDCSFEMAMDLAAVTTFLLDALPPIKSSSRESPTVAEDGMIIGDEIEEIVLDSNLEQQITNAIDSRFLLQLTNVLFGGISAACDPHNEGPDDKEVAAVTAACAFLHVTFNTLPLERIMTVLAYRTELVPVLWNFIKRCHHNQKWSPLPERFSYLLGDAPGWLLPLAVFCPVYKHMLMIVDNEEFYEQEKPLSLKDVRCLIVILRQALWQLLWVIPSVHPTCGKSISNTSSHKRQLVETIQNRVGTVVSELLSQLQDWNNRQQFTPPSDFHADGVNDFFISQAAVEGSKAHDILKQAPFLIPFTSRVKIFTSQLASVRQRHWAHGVFTRNRFRIRRDHILEDAYNQMSQLSEEDLRGLIRVTFVNEFGVEEAGIDGGGIFKDFMENITRAAFDVQYGLFKETADHLLYPNPGSGMIHEQHLQFFHFLGTLLAKAMFEGILVDIPFATFLLSKLKQKYNYLNDLPSLDPELYRHLIFLKHYKGDISELELYFVIVNNEYGEQTEEELLPGGKNIHVTNENVITFIHLVSNHRLNFQIRQQSSHFLRGFQQLMQKDWIDMFNEHELQLLISGSLDSLDVDDLRCHTNYAGGYHGEHYVIDMFWEVLKSFSLENQKKFLKFVTGCSRGPLLGFKYLEPLFCIQRAAGSASEEALDRLPTSATCMNLLKLPPYRSKEQLEAKLMYAINADAGFDLS